GAGTGTAAATTGCCAGCAGTAAACAGGAATAATAAAAATCTAATGGATTACTAATTTATTGCTTGTAGTTTGAGCATGAAAGACCTAAAATACGCGTCCAATTTATTTGTATAACGACGTATGGTGCCAAACTTCGGGTTTGGAGAGCGATACGGCCTTAACTAGAGGTTTCCTATGAAAGACGGTATTCATCCTAAGTACGAGACGATCTCAGCAACTTGTTCTTGTGGTAACAAATTTGAGACGCGTTCAACACTTTGTAAAGACATTCACCTAGACGTATGTTCTGAGTGTCACCCATTCTACACTGGTAAGCAGAAGATTCTTGATACTGGTGGTCGTGTTGATCGCTTCAACAAGCGCTTTGGCGCATTATCTGCTAAGCGTTAATTTCGACTTAGTTGATAATAGAAAGCACCTATGGGTGCTTTTTTTGTGCCCGTAAGGATGTTTTTCACCACATATTTCATATCGCAAGTCTAATCTCCCACCAATAAAAATCATTTGCAATTTGGTATTGTATTAAAAAGTTGCCATATTTGTTTTATAGCATAGTTAGCGATGCAGCCTGCATTGATAATAATCCATTGAGTGTGGCCCATCGCATTGTGAATGGTTTAGCATGAGTTGAGTGTTTAAATTTATCTTTGTTTTGAATAGTTATGCTATAAAACTTTGTCATTAAGTTTTTATAAATTCATTTAAATGTCACTAAATGCTTTTATCTTACAGTAAAAGTGGTTTATTTATTTAAAGATGATTGTTGTGTATCAAAAATGGACTTTTTGCATATAAATTAACCTGTAATGGCCAAAGGTAATTTGTATAAGCGTTAATTTATAGCAGTAAATATTGATGAAAAGTGGCTTAAAAGTCGCTAAATTACAAAAAATATCGGCTAACAGGATAGACCTGATAGTGCTTGAATTAATTTTCAAAAAAGGTATTGTTGAAAGCAGTTAGCGAATTT
This genomic window from Pseudoalteromonas luteoviolacea contains:
- the rpmE gene encoding 50S ribosomal protein L31, with the translated sequence MKDGIHPKYETISATCSCGNKFETRSTLCKDIHLDVCSECHPFYTGKQKILDTGGRVDRFNKRFGALSAKR